In the Kribbella sp. NBC_00482 genome, one interval contains:
- a CDS encoding flavin-containing monooxygenase gives MAEVVIIGSGFAGLCMGIKLQQAGCEDFVILEKADDLGGTWRDNTYPGCACDIPSYLYSFSFEQNPRWTRMFATWDEILAYLRHCADKYGIADKIRYGAEVTEAVFDEGTGRWTVTVNGDETIETQSLVAGVGSLHRPKLPDIPGLDSFAGTTFHSAVWDHSVDLRGRNVAVIGTGASAIQFVPQIAPQVAQLDVYQRTPPWVTSKPDRAIGGWERKLHARFPAGQRTIRNVIYWGLEGRGAGFAGSPKLMKGLEVQAKRHLHKQVTDPELRTKLTPDYQIGCKRILISNDYYPALARPNVDLVTTPITRVTPTGVVTADGTERTCDTIVLGTGFDVSANLTRMPILGKDGVDLADHWKRNGIGAHLGITVSGYPNLFLLVGPNTLLGHSSMVFMIEAQVRYVMQALHLLRRRNASYVEVREEVQERFVDTVQGELGSTVWQSGCTSWYLDAAGRNSTIWPEWTMSYWRRTRRLDPSDFAVVH, from the coding sequence ATGGCTGAGGTCGTCATCATCGGGTCCGGGTTCGCCGGGCTGTGCATGGGTATCAAGCTGCAGCAGGCCGGGTGTGAGGACTTCGTCATCCTCGAGAAGGCGGACGACCTCGGCGGCACCTGGCGGGACAACACGTATCCCGGCTGCGCCTGCGATATCCCGTCGTACCTGTACTCGTTCTCGTTCGAGCAGAATCCGCGCTGGACGCGGATGTTCGCGACCTGGGACGAGATCCTCGCGTACCTGCGGCACTGCGCGGACAAGTACGGGATCGCGGACAAGATCCGGTACGGCGCCGAGGTCACCGAAGCCGTCTTCGACGAGGGGACGGGCCGCTGGACCGTCACGGTGAACGGCGACGAGACGATCGAGACCCAGTCCCTGGTGGCCGGCGTCGGCAGCCTGCACCGGCCGAAACTCCCGGACATCCCGGGCCTCGACTCGTTCGCCGGTACGACGTTCCACTCGGCCGTCTGGGATCACTCGGTGGACCTGCGCGGCCGGAACGTCGCGGTGATCGGGACCGGCGCCTCGGCGATCCAGTTCGTGCCGCAGATCGCCCCGCAGGTCGCCCAACTGGACGTGTACCAGCGGACGCCACCCTGGGTGACGTCGAAACCGGACCGCGCGATCGGCGGCTGGGAGCGCAAGCTGCACGCACGGTTCCCGGCCGGCCAGCGGACGATCCGCAACGTCATCTACTGGGGTCTCGAAGGCCGCGGCGCCGGCTTCGCCGGGAGCCCGAAGTTGATGAAAGGCCTTGAAGTACAGGCAAAACGGCACCTGCACAAGCAGGTCACCGATCCTGAGCTGCGGACGAAACTGACCCCGGACTACCAGATCGGCTGCAAGCGGATCCTGATCTCGAACGACTACTACCCCGCGCTCGCCCGGCCGAACGTCGACCTCGTCACGACCCCGATCACGCGGGTCACCCCGACCGGCGTCGTCACCGCCGACGGGACCGAACGGACCTGCGACACGATCGTGCTCGGCACCGGGTTCGACGTCTCGGCGAACCTGACCCGGATGCCGATCCTCGGCAAGGACGGCGTCGACCTCGCCGACCACTGGAAGCGCAACGGCATCGGCGCGCACCTCGGCATCACGGTCTCCGGTTACCCGAACCTGTTCCTGCTGGTCGGCCCGAACACGCTCCTCGGGCACTCCTCGATGGTGTTCATGATCGAGGCCCAGGTCCGGTACGTCATGCAGGCCCTGCACCTGCTCCGGCGGCGCAACGCGTCGTACGTCGAGGTCCGCGAGGAGGTCCAGGAGCGGTTCGTCGACACGGTCCAGGGCGAGCTCGGCTCCACGGTCTGGCAGTCCGGCTGCACGAGCTGGTACCTGGACGCGGCCGGGCGCAACTCCACGATCTGGCCGGAGTGGACGATGTCGTACTGGCGCCGCACCCGGCGGCTCGATCCGTCGGACTTCGCCGTAGTCCACTAG
- a CDS encoding cystathionine beta-synthase: MRYAESLLDLVGNTPLVRLTKTTDGAKPLVLAKVEYFNPGGSVKDRIAVRMIEAAEASGELKPGGTIVEPTSGNTGVGLAMVAQQKGYKCVFVCPDKVSEDKRNVLKAYGADVVVCPTAVAPEHPDSYYNVSDRLVREIEGAWKPNQYANQNNPRSHYETTGPELWEQTEGKITHFVAGVGTGGTITGTGKYLKEVSGGKVQIVGADPEGSVYSGGTGRPYLVEGVGEDFWPETYDRNICDRIIEVSDADSFALTRRLAREEAMLVGGSAGMAAAAAIRLAHEVDDPEAVIVVLLPDGGRGYLTKVFNDDWLAQYGFLAHTKQGTTLGDVLAGKDGSLPPLVHTHPHETIAEAVAILREYGVSQMPVVRAEPPVMAAEVAGAVSERTLMDALYSGKARLADMVEQHMDAALPSLGAGEPVTKAVELLEGRDALMVLDDGKPVGVLTRQDLLVHLSAD, from the coding sequence GTGCGCTACGCAGAATCACTCCTGGACCTGGTCGGCAACACCCCGCTGGTGCGGCTGACGAAAACGACAGACGGCGCCAAGCCGCTGGTGCTCGCCAAGGTCGAGTACTTCAACCCGGGCGGCTCGGTGAAGGACCGGATCGCGGTCCGGATGATCGAGGCCGCGGAGGCCTCCGGCGAGCTCAAGCCCGGCGGCACGATCGTCGAGCCGACCTCCGGCAACACCGGTGTCGGGCTCGCGATGGTCGCGCAGCAGAAGGGCTACAAGTGTGTCTTCGTCTGCCCGGACAAGGTCAGCGAGGACAAGCGCAACGTGCTCAAGGCGTACGGCGCCGACGTCGTGGTCTGCCCGACCGCGGTCGCCCCTGAGCACCCGGACTCGTACTACAACGTCTCCGACCGTCTCGTCCGCGAGATCGAGGGCGCCTGGAAGCCGAACCAGTACGCGAACCAGAACAACCCGCGCTCGCACTACGAGACCACCGGCCCGGAGCTCTGGGAGCAGACCGAGGGCAAGATCACGCACTTCGTCGCGGGCGTCGGCACCGGCGGCACGATCACCGGCACCGGTAAGTACCTGAAGGAGGTCTCCGGCGGCAAGGTGCAGATCGTCGGCGCCGACCCGGAGGGCTCGGTGTACTCCGGCGGCACCGGCCGTCCGTACCTGGTCGAGGGCGTCGGCGAGGACTTCTGGCCGGAGACGTACGACCGGAACATCTGCGACCGGATCATCGAGGTGTCGGACGCGGACTCGTTCGCGCTCACCCGGCGGCTCGCCCGCGAGGAGGCGATGCTGGTCGGCGGTTCGGCCGGGATGGCCGCCGCGGCCGCGATCCGGCTGGCGCACGAGGTCGATGACCCCGAAGCCGTCATCGTGGTGCTGCTGCCGGACGGCGGCCGCGGCTACCTGACCAAGGTGTTCAACGACGACTGGCTGGCGCAGTACGGCTTCCTCGCGCACACCAAGCAGGGCACGACGCTCGGTGACGTGCTGGCCGGCAAGGACGGCAGCCTGCCGCCGCTGGTGCACACCCACCCGCACGAGACGATCGCCGAGGCGGTCGCGATCCTCCGTGAGTACGGCGTCTCGCAGATGCCGGTCGTGCGTGCGGAGCCGCCGGTGATGGCGGCCGAGGTGGCCGGCGCGGTGTCGGAGCGGACGTTGATGGACGCCCTGTACTCCGGCAAGGCGCGACTGGCCGACATGGTCGAGCAGCACATGGACGCGGCGCTCCCGTCTCTGGGCGCCGGCGAACCGGTCACGAAGGCGGTCGAGCTGCTCGAGGGTAGGGACGCCCTGATGGTTCTGGACGACGGTAAGCCGGTGGGCGTACTGACCCGGCAGGACCTACTGGTCCATCTGTCCGCCGACTGA
- a CDS encoding SGNH/GDSL hydrolase family protein: MSRARAAKKLAQAAAFGGGGLGLIGATLYGVLTAEAEYAKRVIGPMRYYPTPGDGLYGRYPGHPVTFAMLGDSSAAGYGTDSPDETPGVLLASGLAELAERPVRLVDASKTGAKSTDLAAQVDAALQAGPHVAVILIGANDVKAKMPPSTSVRLLSTAVRRLRAANCEVVVGTCPDLGVIRTIQPPLRWVARSWSHRLAAAQTIAVVEAGGRSVSLGTLLGEVFRTNPSMWGRDNFHPSATGYAAASAALLPSVAAAMGVGTESFVHPEQFRGEAILPIAEAAVLAARRAGTEVAATEVGGRERGPRGRWAELRHRRRHPKAEVDRVEDHHEEPTDSVPVGQ; the protein is encoded by the coding sequence ATGAGTAGAGCCAGGGCAGCCAAGAAGCTGGCCCAGGCCGCAGCCTTCGGGGGCGGGGGACTCGGACTCATCGGTGCCACGTTGTACGGCGTACTGACCGCTGAGGCCGAGTACGCGAAGCGCGTGATCGGACCGATGCGTTACTACCCGACTCCGGGCGACGGCCTGTACGGCCGGTATCCAGGACATCCGGTCACGTTCGCCATGCTCGGCGACTCGAGTGCCGCGGGATACGGCACCGACTCGCCGGACGAGACTCCCGGGGTGCTGCTCGCCTCCGGGCTCGCGGAGCTGGCCGAGCGACCGGTCCGGCTGGTCGACGCCTCCAAGACCGGGGCGAAATCGACCGATCTCGCCGCGCAGGTGGACGCCGCACTGCAGGCGGGGCCGCATGTCGCGGTGATCCTGATCGGTGCGAACGATGTGAAGGCGAAGATGCCGCCGTCGACGTCGGTCCGCCTGCTGTCCACCGCCGTACGCCGACTGCGCGCAGCGAACTGTGAGGTGGTGGTGGGTACCTGCCCCGACCTGGGAGTGATCCGGACGATCCAGCCGCCGCTGCGGTGGGTCGCCCGATCCTGGAGTCACCGGCTGGCCGCCGCTCAGACCATCGCAGTCGTCGAAGCAGGCGGCCGCTCCGTGTCACTCGGCACGCTGCTCGGCGAGGTGTTCCGGACCAACCCGTCGATGTGGGGCCGGGACAACTTCCACCCGTCGGCCACCGGGTACGCCGCCGCGTCGGCCGCGCTGCTGCCGTCCGTAGCGGCCGCGATGGGCGTCGGGACCGAGTCGTTCGTACACCCGGAGCAGTTCCGCGGCGAGGCGATCCTGCCGATCGCGGAAGCCGCCGTACTGGCTGCCCGCCGGGCCGGCACCGAGGTCGCCGCGACCGAGGTCGGCGGGCGGGAACGCGGCCCGCGAGGTCGTTGGGCCGAACTGCGCCACCGGCGCCGGCACCCCAAGGCCGAGGTCGACCGCGTCGAGGACCACCACGAGGAACCGACGGACAGCGTGCCCGTCGGTCAATAG
- a CDS encoding DUF4287 domain-containing protein — MGLNHSEETHQRLVEAVPRCTGRAMTEWFQLMNDGPSFLRFDDRVRWLAGEYALAHGHATAIVHEFDLVKAHRRMG; from the coding sequence ATGGGCTTGAACCACTCCGAAGAGACGCATCAGCGTTTGGTGGAGGCCGTGCCCAGATGCACCGGACGCGCAATGACTGAGTGGTTCCAGCTGATGAACGACGGACCGTCGTTCCTGCGCTTCGACGACAGAGTGAGATGGCTAGCCGGCGAGTACGCACTCGCGCACGGGCACGCTACCGCCATCGTCCATGAATTCGATCTGGTCAAGGCGCATCGGCGAATGGGCTGA
- a CDS encoding VOC family protein translates to MTTTWYDAPSHAAGAALAERLAQHGMPDAEIRSSGVRVRAAEAARVAAEELGLIANPAGVQSLDVVIEAADPAAVQPFWDAVLGPDLLRRDPTFTVRRLAEPRPLRNRIHVDVVRPSAAVDEARAVTGLEPTGEYGVMLPDDEGNEVDLVPGDPLPGTTDWLALFAAMTFYPTSAPAQLATKVAELADAAGIPLMIDVRAEGVVIDSGKDQWEDGEGADPKFVALAAQIEAAAKDLGLRADPTPLRFVQFGIDAVDVPTVRAFWLALLGYAEDNRPYLSDIYDPRRLNPVLFFQQLEEPRRQRNRISFELAVPEGAVAQRVAAALSAGGRVLSEKPYLVADPEGNEVVIGT, encoded by the coding sequence ATGACCACAACCTGGTACGACGCTCCCTCGCACGCCGCCGGCGCCGCACTCGCCGAACGCCTCGCGCAGCACGGGATGCCGGATGCCGAGATCCGTTCGAGCGGCGTCCGGGTGCGCGCTGCCGAAGCCGCCCGGGTCGCAGCCGAGGAGCTCGGCCTGATCGCGAACCCGGCGGGCGTTCAGTCCCTCGACGTCGTGATCGAGGCGGCAGATCCGGCCGCGGTGCAGCCGTTCTGGGACGCCGTCCTCGGCCCGGACCTGCTGCGGAGGGACCCGACGTTCACGGTACGGCGTCTCGCGGAGCCGCGGCCGCTACGGAACCGGATCCACGTCGACGTGGTCCGGCCGTCGGCGGCGGTGGACGAGGCACGCGCGGTGACGGGTCTGGAGCCGACCGGGGAGTACGGCGTGATGCTGCCCGACGACGAGGGGAACGAGGTCGACCTGGTACCGGGGGACCCGCTGCCGGGGACGACGGACTGGCTGGCGTTGTTCGCCGCGATGACGTTCTACCCGACCTCCGCACCGGCGCAACTGGCGACCAAGGTAGCCGAGCTGGCCGACGCCGCGGGCATTCCGCTGATGATCGACGTACGGGCGGAAGGTGTCGTGATCGACAGCGGGAAGGACCAGTGGGAGGACGGCGAGGGAGCCGACCCGAAGTTCGTCGCGCTGGCCGCGCAGATCGAGGCCGCGGCGAAGGATCTCGGGTTGCGGGCGGACCCGACGCCGTTGCGATTCGTGCAGTTCGGGATCGACGCGGTCGACGTACCGACGGTCCGGGCGTTCTGGCTGGCGCTGCTGGGCTACGCGGAGGACAACCGGCCCTATCTCTCGGACATCTACGACCCGCGGCGCCTGAACCCGGTGCTGTTCTTCCAGCAGTTGGAGGAGCCTCGGCGGCAGCGCAACCGGATCAGCTTCGAGCTCGCCGTACCGGAGGGCGCGGTGGCCCAACGGGTGGCGGCAGCGTTGTCAGCGGGTGGGCGGGTTCTGTCCGAGAAGCCTTACCTGGTTGCCGATCCGGAGGGCAACGAGGTGGTCATCGGAACGTAG
- a CDS encoding Bax inhibitor-1/YccA family protein, whose protein sequence is MQSSNPVLNRSSAFAPGHGQAYPGAAPYGQQSPLGYGGSGMPPQQQYPGAPASSRPMTLDDVIVKTAITLAVVVAAAALAWWRVPVEFVKPAFLAGALVGFALAMVLSFSRKVNPALVMLYAVAEGVFLGIGSKFIAAWVGDSAIIVQAILATMVTAGLTLATYKYFAIKVTPKFTKMVIIGTMGFAGVLLVNLVLSLFGISTGISGMGPMGLLFAALGAGLAVFNLILDFDMIEQGVRQGAPQNEAWRAAFGLTVTLVWLYWNILRILAILRGGD, encoded by the coding sequence ATGCAGAGCAGTAACCCGGTGCTGAACCGGTCGAGTGCGTTCGCGCCTGGCCACGGCCAGGCCTATCCGGGGGCCGCTCCGTACGGTCAGCAGAGCCCATTGGGCTACGGCGGATCGGGTATGCCGCCGCAGCAGCAGTACCCGGGGGCTCCGGCCTCGAGCCGCCCCATGACGTTGGACGACGTGATCGTCAAGACCGCGATCACCCTGGCCGTGGTCGTGGCGGCCGCCGCCCTGGCGTGGTGGCGGGTCCCGGTCGAGTTCGTCAAGCCGGCGTTCCTCGCCGGTGCACTGGTCGGGTTCGCGCTCGCCATGGTGCTGTCGTTCTCCCGCAAGGTGAACCCGGCGCTGGTGATGCTGTATGCCGTCGCCGAGGGCGTGTTCCTCGGGATCGGCAGCAAGTTCATCGCCGCCTGGGTCGGTGACTCGGCCATCATCGTGCAGGCCATCCTGGCCACGATGGTGACGGCGGGCCTGACGCTGGCGACGTACAAGTACTTCGCGATCAAGGTGACGCCGAAGTTCACCAAGATGGTGATCATCGGCACGATGGGCTTCGCCGGCGTGTTGCTGGTCAACCTGGTCCTGAGCCTGTTCGGGATCAGCACCGGTATCAGCGGGATGGGCCCGATGGGTCTGCTGTTCGCAGCGCTCGGCGCCGGCCTCGCGGTGTTCAACCTGATCCTCGACTTCGACATGATCGAGCAGGGTGTCCGCCAGGGCGCCCCGCAGAACGAGGCCTGGCGGGCCGCGTTCGGCCTGACCGTCACCCTGGTCTGGCTGTACTGGAACATCCTGCGGATCCTCGCCATCCTCCGCGGCGGCGACTGA
- a CDS encoding DUF4118 domain-containing protein, with amino-acid sequence MENYRTPVLTASLLAPPAVCALLTPFREHFDNANAALLLVVVIVAVAVFGIRLAGVVAAVSSAVWFDFFLTMPYDSFTINSSNDVEQAVLLLVIGIAVTQIAIWGREQQAKASRRAGYLDGVITTSQAVAAGGSTDDLIEQVRAELTAVLGIDGAKFVAGSKQTQAPRLNPDGSVTRGSHVLKVERDGLPTNAEIELIVQHAGEARGRFLLTAASRIARPDLEQRLVAVALADQVGAALTTQESVRPHV; translated from the coding sequence GTGGAGAACTATCGAACCCCGGTCCTGACGGCCTCGCTGCTCGCGCCCCCGGCGGTCTGTGCGCTGCTGACGCCGTTCCGGGAGCACTTCGACAACGCGAACGCGGCGTTGCTGCTGGTCGTCGTGATCGTGGCGGTGGCCGTGTTCGGGATCCGGCTCGCCGGGGTGGTCGCGGCGGTGTCGAGCGCGGTGTGGTTCGACTTCTTCCTGACCATGCCGTACGACAGCTTCACCATCAACAGCAGCAACGACGTCGAACAGGCCGTGCTGCTGCTGGTGATCGGGATCGCGGTCACCCAGATCGCGATCTGGGGCCGAGAGCAACAAGCCAAGGCGTCGCGGCGCGCCGGGTACCTGGACGGGGTGATCACCACCTCGCAGGCGGTCGCGGCCGGCGGGTCGACCGACGACCTGATCGAGCAGGTGCGCGCCGAGCTGACCGCCGTACTGGGGATCGACGGTGCCAAGTTCGTTGCCGGCAGCAAACAGACCCAGGCGCCGCGGCTGAACCCGGACGGCTCCGTGACGCGCGGATCGCATGTCCTGAAGGTCGAACGCGACGGCCTGCCGACGAACGCCGAGATCGAACTCATCGTCCAGCACGCCGGCGAAGCCCGCGGCCGGTTCCTCCTCACCGCCGCCAGCAGGATCGCCCGCCCCGACCTGGAGCAACGCCTGGTAGCCGTCGCCCTCGCCGACCAGGTAGGCGCCGCGCTCACCACCCAGGAATCCGTCCGCCCGCACGTCTGA
- a CDS encoding GNAT family N-acetyltransferase: MHRLRLATDADITFLADVTLAATDAQGRLPADFDEPAWRARFAEWSRESIEDPATELYVVEVDGLRAGRLRVSRTPEFVEVNGIQFHPDVQNRGVGTAILTALQSEAAGYGVPLKLNVERDNPDARRLYDRLGFTKTGEEGAEDVMEWSKAAEQNRLWNADVAERYDTPGDGMFSADVLRPTVERLAGLAEGGRALEFAIGTGRVAVPLSEYGVPVSGIELSDAMLEQLRTKVDADTIPVVTGDMATARVPGEFTLVYLVYNTIANLLTQEEQVECFRNAARHLSPGGRFVIELWVPELRRLPPGTPATVGIADPGYVLLDTYDVLTQHVVSHHFHFGEGAEARLDRTPHRYIWPAELDLMAQLAGFTLESRHADWTTTEFTANSPSHISVYRLTS, encoded by the coding sequence ATGCACCGACTCCGACTCGCTACGGACGCGGACATCACGTTCCTGGCCGACGTGACGCTGGCCGCCACCGACGCGCAGGGCCGCCTGCCTGCCGACTTCGACGAGCCTGCCTGGCGGGCCCGCTTCGCCGAGTGGAGTCGCGAGTCGATCGAGGATCCCGCCACCGAGCTGTACGTTGTCGAGGTCGACGGCCTGCGCGCCGGTCGCCTGCGGGTCAGTCGTACGCCGGAATTCGTCGAAGTGAACGGCATCCAGTTCCACCCCGACGTTCAGAACCGCGGCGTCGGTACGGCGATCCTCACCGCGTTGCAGTCCGAGGCCGCGGGGTACGGCGTACCGCTGAAGCTGAACGTCGAGCGGGACAATCCGGACGCGCGCCGGCTCTACGACCGGCTCGGGTTCACCAAGACGGGCGAGGAAGGGGCCGAGGACGTCATGGAGTGGTCGAAGGCTGCGGAGCAGAACCGGTTGTGGAACGCGGATGTCGCGGAGCGGTACGACACGCCCGGCGACGGGATGTTCTCGGCGGACGTGCTCCGGCCGACGGTGGAGCGGCTGGCTGGACTTGCCGAGGGTGGGCGTGCGCTCGAGTTCGCGATCGGCACCGGGCGGGTCGCCGTACCGCTGTCGGAGTACGGCGTACCGGTGAGCGGGATCGAGTTGTCGGACGCGATGCTCGAGCAGCTGCGGACGAAGGTCGACGCGGACACGATCCCGGTCGTCACCGGCGACATGGCGACGGCCCGCGTGCCGGGCGAGTTCACGCTGGTTTACCTGGTCTACAACACGATCGCGAACCTCCTCACCCAGGAGGAGCAGGTCGAGTGCTTCCGGAACGCCGCCCGCCACCTCTCCCCCGGCGGCCGTTTCGTGATCGAACTCTGGGTCCCCGAACTGCGCCGCCTGCCACCCGGCACCCCCGCCACCGTCGGCATCGCCGATCCCGGCTACGTCCTGCTGGACACGTACGACGTACTGACACAGCACGTCGTCTCCCACCACTTCCACTTCGGCGAAGGCGCCGAGGCACGCCTGGACCGCACCCCGCACCGCTACATCTGGCCCGCCGAACTGGACCTGATGGCCCAACTGGCCGGCTTCACCCTCGAATCCCGCCACGCCGACTGGACCACCACCGAATTCACCGCCAACTCCCCCTCCCACATCTCGGTCTACCGCCTGACCTCCTGA
- a CDS encoding VOC family protein: MADDSLFTRLAPVLNVSDLAAERAFYEKLGLPVIYEGPEYPDFIAFGTDTVHFGIQQASAPNDPPSVLTWQIAVSDVDAAADRCREAGLDFELEQNDPAPGWTYRRLLLRTPSGYRLALEGESE; the protein is encoded by the coding sequence ATGGCCGATGACTCGCTGTTCACCCGCCTCGCCCCGGTCCTGAACGTCTCCGACCTCGCCGCGGAACGCGCGTTCTACGAGAAGCTCGGCCTTCCGGTGATCTACGAAGGTCCGGAGTACCCCGATTTCATCGCCTTCGGCACCGACACCGTGCACTTCGGCATCCAGCAGGCCTCCGCGCCGAACGACCCACCGAGCGTCCTCACCTGGCAGATCGCAGTCTCCGACGTGGACGCGGCCGCGGACCGCTGCCGGGAGGCCGGGCTCGACTTCGAACTGGAGCAGAACGATCCCGCTCCCGGCTGGACCTACCGCCGTCTGCTCCTGCGCACCCCGAGCGGCTACCGCCTCGCGCTGGAGGGCGAGTCCGAGTAG
- a CDS encoding NAD(P)/FAD-dependent oxidoreductase gives MTAQVPHILVVGGGYVGMYTAYGLRRAARKGRIRVTVVDPRSVMTYQPFLPEAAAGSVEPRHVVVPLRKTLKGCRVVTGRVTGIDHAHKVAKVMPEEGPEYELAYDQVVVALGSIARTLPIPGLAEEATGFKNVEEAIALRNKVLDRLDVASSQPDPVLRKSALTFVFIGGGYAGVEAFAELEDMARYATRYYDNIKPEDMRWVLVEATNRILPEVGPDLGKYTVDQLRKRNMEIRLETRLESCEKGHVILSDGDEFDADTIVWTAGVKANPALAATEFPLDEKGRVKTLPNLRIEGVDDAWTAGDNAAVPDLTSETGAYCAPNAQHAVRQANRLAANILRVVDGQPPQDYKHKYVGSVASLGLHKGVAQLYGVKVKGWLAWFLHRTYHVSRVPTLNRKARVILDWTLALFFRREVTSLGSLQTPNEEFRRATQS, from the coding sequence ATGACAGCCCAGGTGCCGCACATCCTCGTCGTCGGAGGCGGTTACGTCGGGATGTACACCGCGTACGGCCTGCGCCGCGCCGCTCGTAAGGGCCGGATCCGGGTGACCGTGGTCGACCCGCGCTCGGTGATGACCTACCAGCCGTTCCTGCCGGAAGCCGCGGCCGGTTCGGTGGAACCGCGACACGTCGTGGTGCCGCTGCGCAAGACCCTCAAGGGCTGCCGGGTGGTGACCGGCCGCGTGACGGGGATCGATCACGCGCACAAGGTCGCCAAGGTGATGCCCGAGGAGGGCCCGGAGTACGAGCTCGCCTACGACCAGGTCGTGGTCGCGCTCGGCTCGATCGCCCGCACGCTGCCCATCCCCGGCCTGGCCGAGGAAGCGACCGGGTTCAAGAACGTCGAAGAGGCCATCGCACTGCGCAACAAGGTCCTGGACCGGCTCGACGTCGCGTCGTCGCAGCCCGACCCGGTGCTGCGCAAATCCGCGCTCACGTTCGTCTTCATCGGCGGCGGGTACGCCGGTGTGGAGGCGTTCGCCGAGCTCGAGGACATGGCCCGCTACGCCACCCGCTACTACGACAACATCAAGCCCGAGGACATGCGCTGGGTCCTGGTCGAGGCCACCAACCGGATCCTCCCGGAGGTCGGCCCGGATCTCGGCAAGTACACCGTGGACCAGCTCCGTAAGCGGAACATGGAGATCCGGCTGGAGACCCGGCTGGAGTCCTGCGAGAAGGGCCACGTGATCCTCAGTGACGGCGACGAGTTCGACGCCGACACGATCGTCTGGACGGCCGGTGTGAAGGCGAACCCGGCACTCGCCGCGACCGAATTCCCGCTGGACGAGAAGGGCCGGGTCAAGACGCTGCCGAACCTGCGAATCGAGGGTGTCGACGACGCCTGGACCGCCGGCGACAACGCCGCCGTACCGGACCTGACCAGCGAGACCGGTGCGTACTGCGCCCCGAACGCGCAGCACGCCGTACGGCAGGCCAACCGGCTCGCCGCGAACATCCTGCGAGTCGTCGACGGGCAGCCGCCGCAGGACTACAAGCACAAGTACGTCGGCTCGGTCGCGAGCCTCGGCCTGCACAAGGGCGTCGCCCAGCTGTACGGCGTGAAGGTGAAGGGCTGGCTGGCCTGGTTCCTGCACCGGACCTACCACGTGTCCCGCGTGCCTACCCTGAACCGGAAGGCCCGCGTCATCCTGGACTGGACCCTGGCGCTGTTCTTCCGGCGCGAGGTCACCAGCCTCGGCAGCCTGCAGACCCCGAACGAGGAGTTCCGCCGGGCGACCCAGTCGTAG
- a CDS encoding nitroreductase family deazaflavin-dependent oxidoreductase: protein MRKAMLPPRWFVRAAWKVHRGIYNTSGRGLSRPRDKRFGMLRLTVIGRRSGEPRSVILGYVEDGPNLVTLAMNGWGGPEPAWWLNLLAHPDADAVLKDGPQPVRGRAAEGEERERLWARWQEIDKNLDEYADRRPRTTAVVVLEPR from the coding sequence ATGCGTAAAGCGATGCTGCCGCCGCGCTGGTTCGTTCGCGCGGCCTGGAAAGTCCACAGGGGGATCTACAACACCAGCGGTAGAGGCCTGTCACGACCGCGGGACAAGCGGTTCGGAATGCTGCGGCTCACGGTGATCGGCCGGCGGAGCGGGGAGCCGCGGAGCGTGATTCTCGGCTACGTCGAGGACGGGCCGAACCTGGTCACCCTCGCGATGAACGGATGGGGCGGCCCGGAGCCCGCCTGGTGGCTGAACCTGCTGGCTCACCCGGACGCCGACGCGGTGCTCAAGGACGGGCCACAACCGGTCCGCGGTCGCGCTGCGGAGGGCGAGGAGCGTGAGCGACTCTGGGCCCGCTGGCAGGAGATCGACAAGAACCTCGACGAGTACGCCGACCGCCGCCCCCGAACGACCGCCGTGGTGGTGCTCGAACCGCGCTAG